The following are encoded in a window of Solidesulfovibrio magneticus RS-1 genomic DNA:
- a CDS encoding formate dehydrogenase accessory protein FdhE, which yields MRMRIPHAPQLDVPDMPPAAEAQALAEPFVALARVRREIAAGLPQGLFEVAYDPERLAAGETLLANVDPAVLVPGFLAAAEKLLPAMGNIFPALSRETAALGQLLAQGPRLAGALVAAFFTDAAEDFLTLGMELGLRPETLLFLTQEIVATVLRAEAARIAALADDALWRKNHCPVCGSGPDLGLLKEQSEPTEFLIAKAGRLLLHCLLCGHLWRFPRLVCPSCGEGDHEKLELFVPEGRQRERIHACHTCRRYFVVTNRVDSDLAFDPDSLGPALAYLDAAARERGYEPICATPWNQFEA from the coding sequence ATGCGCATGCGCATTCCCCACGCCCCCCAGCTCGATGTGCCCGACATGCCGCCGGCGGCCGAGGCCCAGGCCCTGGCCGAACCGTTCGTCGCCCTGGCCCGGGTGCGCCGTGAAATAGCCGCCGGACTGCCCCAGGGGCTTTTCGAGGTGGCCTACGACCCCGAGCGCCTTGCCGCCGGGGAAACGCTTCTGGCCAATGTCGATCCGGCCGTGCTCGTGCCGGGATTCCTGGCCGCCGCCGAAAAGCTGCTGCCGGCCATGGGCAATATCTTTCCGGCCCTGTCCCGGGAAACCGCCGCCCTTGGCCAGTTGCTGGCCCAGGGGCCGCGCCTGGCCGGGGCCCTGGTCGCCGCCTTTTTCACCGACGCGGCCGAGGATTTCCTGACGCTCGGCATGGAACTGGGCCTGCGTCCGGAGACGCTGCTGTTTCTGACCCAGGAAATCGTCGCCACGGTGCTGCGGGCCGAGGCGGCGCGCATCGCTGCCCTGGCCGACGACGCGCTGTGGCGCAAGAACCACTGCCCGGTGTGCGGCTCCGGCCCGGACCTGGGCCTGCTCAAGGAGCAGTCCGAACCCACGGAATTTCTCATCGCCAAGGCCGGGCGGCTGCTGCTGCACTGTTTGCTGTGCGGCCATCTGTGGCGCTTCCCCCGCCTGGTCTGCCCGAGCTGCGGCGAAGGCGATCATGAGAAGCTGGAACTCTTCGTGCCCGAGGGCCGGCAGCGCGAGCGCATCCATGCCTGCCACACCTGCCGCCGCTATTTCGTGGTGACCAACCGGGTGGACAGCGACCTGGCCTTTGATCCCGACAGTCTGGGACCGGCCCTGGCCTATCTCGACGCCGCCGCCCGGGAGCGGGGCTACGAGCCGATCTGCGCCACCCCCTGGAACCAGTTCGAAGCGTAA